The following nucleotide sequence is from Chlorogloeopsis sp. ULAP01.
TCGTCAATATCAGCGTTCTGCTTTGGGCTTGTCTGAACGACGACGGCAATTGATAGTTGTTACCTTTACTCGCTCTGCCGCCGCTAATATTAAAGCCAAAATCCGCAAAAACCTCAAGGAATTATCTTTACCGCCCAGTGGGTTTGTTGTTTATACGTTGCACGGTTTGGCGTTGAATATTGCCAGTCGCCATCCCGATTTATCTGGCTTGCAGTTAGAAAATGTGACATTAATTACTCCTACCCAAGGTCATCGCTTCATTCGTACTGCTGTAGAACAATGGATTGCTAGGCATCCAGAGCGTTATTCTCGCTTGATTGAAGGTATACAATTTGACGGCGAAGAAACAGAAAGATTGCGTCGCCAATCAGTACTGCGAACAGAAATCTTGCCGGATTTGGCAACTACGGTAATTCATGAGGCAAAAAGTTCTGGGTTGTTGCCGGAAGATTTGCTGCGGTTAAGCGAACAAACCACAGATGAGTATGGAATTTTAAGAGTTGCGGCGGGACTGTATGAACAATATCAAAACTTGATGCGATCGCGTGACTTTATTGACTACGATGACATGATTTTAGCTGCGCTGCGGGTACTAGAAAACGAAAGCGCTCGCAGAATTGAGCAAAATCAAGTTTTCGCCGTTTTTGAAGACGAAGCCCAAGACTCCAGCCCGCTACAAACCAAGCTATTAGAAATTCTTGCTACCGATGCCAACAACCCTAATCAACCACCAAACCTAATCCGCGTCGGCGATCCCAACCAAGCGATTAACTCTACCTTCACCCCAGCCGATCCGATTTATTTCCGTCAATTCTGTGAAGACTGCAACATTCAAAACAGACTGGCAACAATGGATCAAGCCGGGCGCAGTAGCAAAATTATCATCGACGCTGCCAACTTTGTTTTGGAGTGGGTGAATAGCTTTTATGGAAACGCAAAAGGACAGGGGGAATTAGGAGGACAAGGGGAGGACAGTCGTGTGCGGAGGTTCCCTCCGTTGAGCGAACTGTCCGTTGACAAGGAGAGGGGACACGGGGAAAAACTGCCCCCTCTTACCGCCTCCCCCTTCCGTCCCCAGAAAATCCGCCTCGTTGACTCCGATGATCCTCAAACCGATGCTAATCCCCAACCAGTAGGACGAGGACTGGAAATATACACTCCGCGTGATATTAATCACACCGTCGAGTTGCTTTCCCAAAGAGTTGTTCAGTTATTTGCCCAAGACGCAACAAGTATTAGCGCGGCTATTTTAGTGCGAGAAAATCGCCAAGGCAGATGGTTGGCAGAAGCACTGACACCTATTTGCAAAGAGCATAAAATTACACTTTATGATGTAGGTGAACGCGATCGCCATTCCCACGTACCAGAAGAAATTTTGATATTACTGCAATTTTGCGATCGCCCTCATTCTCCCGACTATCTCAAAGCAGTTCTAGAAGTCTTCGTCGAACGGCAATTAATTCCCACTCAAGATCTTAACGCCCTTGCCTCTGTACCAGAAGACTTTTTGTATCCCGGCCCTTTGTCTGCGCCCCAGCCAGAACCAGCCCAAAAAGCTGCACGTTTGTGTCGAAGTTTACTTCGCGCTCGCTTGGAGTTGCCTTTGTATCAGTTAATTCCTTTCCTTGCCTTAACGCTAAATTACGACCAAGCAGAACTAGCAACAGCTGACAAACTTGCAGAAAGAGTTAACCAGCAAATAGCTGGCAATACCTCAATGGGGACAATGTTGGGTGTCTTAAGTGAAATAGTTAGTTCCGAACGCTTTGAGCCTGTAGAAACAGAAGATTTAGAAGCTCGATATACGCGTCGCGGTCAGCTTACTATTATCACCATGCACAAAGCCAAAGGGCTAGACTGGGATTACGTATTTCTCCCCTTCTTACATGAAAACTTGATACCTGGTAGATTTTGGGTTCCTCCCCAAAGCCAATTTTTGGGCAGCTTTACCTTATCAGAAGTTGCCCGCGCCCAAATTCGCGCCAACCTCCATGGACAAGCAACTTTACCAGATATAACCCAAGCTTGGGAACAAGCAAAATACCTGAAAACTGCCGAGGAATATCGGTTACTTTACGTTGCAATGACACGGGCAAAGCGTTTGTTGTGGATGTCTGCCGCCCAGAAAGCACCGTTCACTTGGAGTAAACCAGAGAATTTACAATCTTCAGCACCTTGCCCTGTTTTTCCAGCATTGAAGCGTCAGTTTCCTGGAAGTGTGCAGTAGTTGTCTACATGATAAACAAGCTCGGCTCCACATGAAAAAACTCTCCTAGCTTTCGCGCTTGTTCTGGAGTTATCTTTTGTTATCCGTTTAAAATATGATTAACCACATTCTCTGACCCTAAAACTACCTGTAAATCTTCTCTATTTCTGTCAGATTGTTCTAAAAGAAACAAGATCATAGAGTGAGGATTAATCTGCTCATCAGGCTGATAATATTCTTGTTCAAATTTTTCAATTAAAGTAATTAATAATTGATATAGTTCATTTTATTCAGGAGTGCGTTCCCGGTGCATTAAATCTTCTATAATGGCTAAAGCTTGTTGATTTTCAGCTTCAGTTCTGATAATTTTAGGAAGATAAGCAATTAATAATTCTTTATATTTTTCTGGATTAAAAGTAAGGGTTATTTTTCCATTCTTATTTACCTCTCAAAGTAAGGCTAGTTCCACTTTGCGGAATTAAAATATAAAACTTATGTTAATAAAAAAAGCGCCGTGCTTTCTCCATTACAGCTTTTATATATTCACTCTTAGCCTCAGTATAAGCCTCACGATCTGTACGGAAACACGCCGCCAAATCTCTTTTTAGAGCTTCGTAGCGTTTCGCCTCATCCGAATGTATTCGTAAATAGTCACGAAATAACTTGCGCTGCCAAAATTCCCCATACGCCTCAACGATGTGAACATGATGAGTACGTTGTTTACCATATGGCGGCATTCCTTTTACAAAAAACATCCTTGCTAGACAAGGATTGTCCCGCCAATAGACATATCCCAGTGCTTCCATTAAAGGAATGACTGCTTTTGCATCTGCAAGAGTTTGCACTCCGATCATGATATCAATGATTGGTTTTGCAGCTAGTCCTGGCACTGCTGTGCTACCGATATGTTCAATTTCGACAACCAAATCATCACCCAGCGCCTGCTGAAGACGCGCTGCCTCTTGTGCGAACATAGCTTGCCAGCGCGGCTCGTATTCAACAATGTCGATTTCGTCAGACATCTTGTTTTCCCCAAGGTGCGATAAATCCCCAATCCAGATAAAAAACGTAGTAATATATTAGATTGTGTCGTTTTACAATCCATCCATGCCTAAACTTAAAACTCGTAAAGCGGCGGCAAAGCGATTCCGCGCTACCGGCAGCGGCAAAATCGTGCGTCGTAAAGCTTTCAAAAACCACCTGCTCGAACACAAAACCTCTAATAAAAAGCGCAAGCTTTCCAAAATGGCAGTTGTTAACGAGCGCGATGAAGAAAATGTACGCTTGATGCTCCCTTATTTGTAAATTTGTTTAGGAATTAATTAAGCTATGACAAGGGTAAAACGCGGTAACGTTGCTCGCAAACGCCGCAAAAAGATTCTCAAACTCGCTAAAGGTTTTCGCGGTTCTCACTCATCTCTGTTTAGAACTGCCAACCAACAAGTAATGAAAGCGCTGCGGAATGCTTATCGCGATCGCAAAAAACGCAAGCGTGACTTCCGCCGCCTTTGGATCACCCGTATCAATGCTGCTGTTCGCCAACATGGTATGAGTTACAGCCAATTCATCGGCAATCTCAAGAAAGCCAACATCCAACTTAATCGTAAAATGTTGGCTCAAATGGCAGTTCTCGATCCAAGTGGTTTCAGCAAAGTTGCTGAATTGGCAAGCCAAGCTAAATCATAAAGAAGGATAAAGGTAGAAGGAGCGAGCATTGCAATGCACGCACAACGCCTACAGATGGTGGAGACACGAGGAATACATCCTGTCTCTACCTCTATACAAACAAAGCCTGCTTTTACGAGCTATCATTAGTCTTTGTATTGCGGACTCAGTTTGTATTGCCGCGATATTCCATCGCTTGGTGTTTGAAAAATGCGATGTACCCGCAATAGGATACTTGTTTTTCTGCTTACTTTTGCCTTTTGCCTTTTACCTTTTAATGTTTCCAGTACTGCCGCAGAACTGTCAGAAATTCAGCGGCGGGGCTATTTAACTGTTGCTGTTAAAGATAATTTGCCTCCACTGGGATTTAGAGATGCGGGCGGTAATCTACAAGGTTTAGAAATTGATTTAGCAAAAGCCTTGGCAAGTGATTTGCTCGGCAAGCCCAATGCTGTGAAATTGCAGCCTGTAGCAAATCGCGATCGCCTCTCAAAAGTATTAGACAATAAAGTTGACATTGCCATCGCTAGAGTTACCGCTACAGAGTCACGCGCTCGCTTAGTGAGTTTCAGTCTGCCTTATTACTTTGATGGAACCAGATTAATCACAAAAGATAGCTCTGTACAGCGATTAAGTAACTTGGCAAAGCAAAAGATTGCTGTTCTCGAACACTCCAGCACGATCGCCACAATCAGGTACTATGTGCCACAAGCAGAATTAGTGGGTGTGAAGTCTTATCACCAGGCGCGATCGCTCTTAGAAAGTAATGGAGCAATTGCTTTTGCTGCCGATGGTAGCGTCTTGAGTGGTTGGGTGCAACAATATCCTCAATATCGGCTGCTCTCTACCAAATTATCAACCGAACCCTTATCTGTAGTTATGCCCAAGGGATTGCAGTACGATCCACTGCGACGAGAGATAAATAGCGCGATCGCTCGTTATTTAGAAGCAGGTTGGCTTCAGCAACGCGCTCAATATTGGGGTTTGCCATCGTCAGAGTTAAAAATTACGTCTGATGTGAATCAAAATGGCAAGCAAAAATCATATTATAGAAATCGACCACAGATGGACACAGATAAACACAGATAATTTATCCGTGTGCATCTGTGTTTATCGGTGTTCGTTATCATCTAAAAATTGGATTTCGCAATCAATCGATTCTTTGCTGCGACTCAAGGTGAGTTCGGCTAATTCACATTAGACGCACATTAGGAGTTAGTAGAGCAGCCAGTGTGTTGCGAGGATTTCCCCTATGAATTCACAAAAAGTTGCGATTATTACGGCTGCAAGTCGGAGCATCGGAGCAGGTTGTGCGCGAGAGTTAGCTGTACGGGGCTACAAGGTTTCACTCTTGGCACGAAGTGAAAGTGTATTTGAGTTAGCTTCAGAGTTAGGCGGTATAGCTACTCAGGGTTCCATTACAAATTTCCAAGATTTGCAGCAATTAGTAGAGACAACACTAGCAAAATTCGGTCGCATTGATGCAGTAGTAAATAGTTTTGGAGATCCACCCCGCCCAGATTTACTGTCAATTTCCGATGAAATGTGGATAGAGAATTTTGAAATGCTGTTCTTGAGCGTTGTTCGGATCGCAAGGCTGGTTACAGAACCAATGCGCCAACAAGGGGGCGGGGTGATTGTTAATATCTCTGCATCTGATTCTCATGAGCCAGCATTAGGAACACCATTTAGTGGCACACTCCGCGCTGCGATGGAAGGATTTACAAAACTATATGCCAAGCGTTACAAAGCCGATAGAATTCGGATGATTTCTGTGGCTCCCTTCTTTGTGGCAGACAGCCTCGAAGAACTTGAAGGATGGAATGTGCCAACCGACATGATGTTTAATCGCCCTGCAACCTATGCTGAGTTTGCTAAAATAGTTGCTTTTTTGATTTCTGACGATGCGAAATTCATTACGGGTACAACTCTCAAAGTTGATGAGGCATATTCAGCAGGTATTTAGCTCTATAGAAAAATCGAATATATATGAAGCAAAGTGAAGCTGTGCTTAGAGAAACAGTTGTGAAGCACTCCAAGCAATCTCGTGAACATTACCTGATAATAATATAGAGAAGAGATTTTTAATAAAGGCAATGGATAGTAATTTAGCGGTTATTTATCTCTCAATTTTGGTGGGTTTGCTCTTATTCACCTTTATCAATGTTTTTCGTCAGATTTTCAAAACTCGCAAGCTAGAAAGCTCTTTTTCAAAGTTGCGAAAAAAACTGACAAAAGAACAGGGTACGGCTCAAGAGTATTACGAATTGGGTAGTATCTATACTGAAAAAAAAGTTTACTCTCAGGCTATAACCCTTTTTCAAAAAGCTCTCAAAGCTGCGGAAGAAGAGGGAGAAGAAAATATCGCTGCCATTTACAATGGGCTGGGTTACGCTTACTTTGCTCAAGAACAGTATGATTTAGCAATTCGTAATTACAAAGAAGCACTGAAAGCCAAACCTGATTATGTAACAGCACTGAATAATATTGCTCATGCCTACGAGAAGAAAAAATTAAACGTTCAGGCATTGCAAAGTTACGAAGAAGCACTTAAATACGATCCAAAAAACTCCACAGCCAAACGTCGGGCTGAATCTTTGCGTCGCTTGGTGTCTGCATAAACTTAGAACCCCTCCCGCAACCAAAGGAGTGCTTAGGGATGGGGTTTTTTCTATTTCTTCTTATCCTCCAGGTTCCCAGCTTTTTGCAGTACAGGAATGCATTGGTTAATCATCCAGATCAAGACTTCGATGGGGGTATCTCCTTGTTGAATGCGGTTTTCGGCTTTGATACCGATAAGCAGGATTTTCAGGACTAGTAATAAACTGATAATTTTACGATTATATAGGCTGCGATCGCTTTGTAATTTTTTCATTTCTTAACCTCGTTTCTAGCTTCAAACCGAGGTTAAGGTTGGGACTTATGAACAAGTAATTTTCCCAAACATTCCAGAAAAGCCCCATAGAATAGATTTAAGTGTGCTTGGGAAAGATGTTTCCTTTGGGACAATTTGAATTTTTTGGAAAAATTTTGCTGGCTAGTTGTAATACTTAGATGGGACGAAATCTTAGCTACGAAAATGGTAGAGAACAGTCAAAAATATTACTTAGCGCCTTGCTATCATTTTTGGAAGAGTCGGAAGAATCCGATAGCTACAGAGATTTAGACATCAAGGCTGATTGGCAAGGAGAAAATCAGTTATGGGTTACACATTCCACTCTAGAAGCACTTGCCAAACTCACCAGTAATTATGGGAATAGCTTGGGAAATGAAGATATTCGCAATGCTTTACAATGTTTGGCAGCATTAAAGATTCTAGAAGACAAACGCGAACAAGTTAGTGCCAGAACTAAAACTAATTCCAAAGTTTGGCGTTTTGTATTGCAGTTTCCCAGTATCGACAAACAAGAAAATCTCAATTGGTTATTTCAATCTAGTGGCGAATGGGATAAACGCCGTCAAGCTCAAAAATCTCAGAGTGGGAAAGTTCCAAAGCAAACAGCAGTAGCATCCCAAGCTTTAGATTGGCGCGAAGTCTGTCGTAAATCATTAGAAAAGCACAAGCAGCTAACTTCCAAGCAACTGATGTGTGCGGATGCAATGGTATTTGATATTGATAAACTTCACGTACCTTTGGCATTAGTTGAACGCAAAAAGCCAGATAAACGCAATGACGATGATAACCCTGCATCTTCGCGGTTATATCAACCAGAATACAAAGAACGGGAGAAGTTTGAGTACAAAGAATTTCTTAGCAAAGTTCTAAAATCACAGCACAGCCACAAAATTGCCATTATTGGCGAACCAGGCGCAGGTAAAACGACGCTGTTGCAACGCATCGCCTTTTGGATCTTGGATGAAACTCAAAATTTACCAATTTTTATACGCTTGGGTAATTTAGGCAATCCTGCACCAAAGTTCCAGGATGTTCGCAATCATTGGTTGGAGGATGTTTTAGGTAGCGAAGCACACAAGAGAAAAGCTGAATTTGAAAAGTTGTTGAGTGATGGTAAGGTGTGGCTGCTGCTGGATGGTGTAGATGAAATGGCAACTTACGAACATCCTCTGAGTTGTATTGATAGATGGATACCAACTTGCTATCAGACTTGTCGCGTTGTTTTAACTTGTCGGCTCAATACCTGGGAAGCAAATCCTTATGCACTCAATGGCTATCAAACCTACCGTACATTGCAGTTTAGCCAAGAGAAAGTTGAGGGGTTTATCAAGGCTTGTTTTGAAAACCCCAACGATGCACAAAAATTGCAGCAGGCGTTAAATCAACCAGGGAAAGAACGGATTAAAGATTTAGTTAAAAATCCTTTGCGGTTGATGCTGTTGTGTTCCACTTGGCATTTACACGATGGTAAGTTACCCGATACCAAAGCAGAACTTTATCAAATGTATGTGGAGGAATTTTATTGTTGGAAACAAGATGAATTTCCCACAACATCCCAACAAAGAAAGCAACTGAACGCCAAGCTGGCAGAGTTGGCACTAAAGGCAATTGATGAGAAAGAGAAGCGATTTTGTTTGCAAAAGAAATTTATTGAAGATGTATTTGTTGATGCTTCGCTGTTTGATTTGGCAGTTAACAAGCTTGCTTGGTTAAATCAAGTTGGAGTTGATGCAAATAATCCAAACCCGAATAATCCTGTTTATGCTTTTTATCATTCCACGTTTCAGGAATATTTTGCAGCGTTAGCAATTGATGATTGGGATTTTTTTCTACCTCGCACTCATAATAATAACAATCTTAAGCCAGTTCCAGAAAGATATCGCATTTTTGAACCACAGTGGAGAGAAGTTATTTTACTTTGGTTTGGACGTCAAAATATCTTGCCAGAAGAGAAAGAAGCTTTTATTAAAAAATTAGTAGGTTTTCAAGATGAATGTGAAAATTTTTATTATTATCAAGCGTATTTTATAGCAGCAGCATCTATAGCAGAGTTCAATTGTAGATATTCAGACAAAATTGTAAAACAAATTATTCAATGGAGCTTTGAAGATTCAGAATCTGAAACTTATTGTTGGGAAAACGATCCTTTACAAAAACAAGCTACAGAAATCATACACGAAACTGATACTACTAAAGCAGCTAATTTCTTAATTGAACGAATACAAGCTAATCCATTAGAAAATTTGTCTAAGTCAGATGTTAATGCTTTACAAGATGCATTGCTCCATGCTCAAGATACATTAGAAAATTTATCTAATCTACAAATTGCAGATAGTGAAGAGAGTATTGATTCAAAATTGACTAATCAATGCAAGATTATATCTCAGATATTAGCTTTAATTATTAATCGTGATAGATTGTGTTGCAGAATCAGTAAGATTTTAAGCCATATTGCTCCACGCAATTCAATAAATATTATATTTTTAGAAAAGATTTTAAAAGAAGATATATATAAATTTGAGTTTGAGGATTTGCAATGGATTCGTTTTTCTGCTGCTCGAATTTTATTAAAAATTTATCCTAACAGTTCACTTGCTATTAAAGTTTTGATTGAATTGTTGATTTCCAACTGTAAATTTAATAAGAAAAATCATAAATCCTCGTTTTTGAATATAGAGGTGAAATTTTTTTTGGAACAAATAGATACTAGCAAGTCTGATATCATCAACCCCCTACTTCAATTACTTTATTCTGAGCAAGACATTAAAATTTATAGCGAAGCCGCAGAAATTATAGGAAAGATTGCTTTTAATAACTCAACAGCCATCAAGGCTTTAACAAAGCTAATAAAATCTTGTCAAGACGAAGATAAGAGGTTTACAATTGCTCTATGTTTAGGCAACATTAATCCTAATAATTCAGAATTTATTCACGTTATAGTTAATACACTTAGTAGCTTAAATCCAATAAAGTGTTATTTAATTATTGAACACATCGTAAGAAAAAATACTTTTATAAATCAAGAAATAAGTTGCGCTCTCACTAAATTCATAAAAGATGTACATAACTACTTGGATTTTTTATATATAACAAAGGAAGAGAAACAACGTAATACTAATTATCATGAGAGTAATGATACTGAGCTTTTACAGGAAGCCTGTGCATTTGCTGTTGAGTTTATATCAGAAAACGCAACTAAAAATATTATAGATATTTCTACTTTTGAAAAACTACTTGATACTATTCAGCATGATTGGTATCTTATAATAATAGCCAAATGTTTATGGCAACTTCATCCTAAGCACAAAAAAGCAAAGGAAATTTTTAATAGGTTTTTAAACAGCCCAGATTCTATGACTCGCTTAGAGGCAGCTCACTACCTACTTATGGTTGCTCCAAATGATCCTCAAGCTGTAGTTACTCTTGTAGAATTACTGCGCGACGAACATAATTGTAATGTTATTGATATTTTGGGTTCTGATTTTTATAAAAAGGATAATCCAGAGATTATTTGGAATCTTGAAGAATTACTTAAGCACCAAGATGAAGTTACACGTAGCTTGGCTGCTCAAAGTCTGATAAGAATCAATTTTAGTGAGAAAGCAACTAATATTTTAATTGAGTTACTTAATAGTCAAAAGCAATATTCCACTGCTCTTTATGATTTACAATGGAGCCTAAAGAAAAATGATTTAATTGATTCTAAGCTTTTAATTCGGCTTATAAAAAATTTGATTGGGATTTTACAATCCAACCAAAATGATTACTCTGTGCAAAGTGCTGCTGATTTAATAATTAGTACTTGTCCGAAAGTTTTATTTGCAGATGTGATTAAATCTCTAAAACAATTTTTAGAAAAATCAGTAGCTAAGAGTGATCCTGCCCTTTATCAAAACTGTTATAGAGTCATCTGGCATTGCGCCCAAAATATGACCTATCCTGACTTTTATCAAGCTTGGCATCAAGGAGAGGAAGTGAGAACTGATTTAAGTCAAACCCTTAACCAGGTTGATTTACCTAACATTTTGAAAAAAGCGATCGCTAATAACCCCCACCTCAATCAAACCACCCACCTCATCTACATTAACAACCCCGTTCCCGAAATTTACGACAAGATGCTTGACTGGGAATGTCCAGAGTGGGAAAGAGGAATCCCAGAAACAATTGCAACGCTGAAACTTTATTACAATTCCTTAAAACGTAAAAGCAGTAAAAGCTTGGTGTTGGTGTTTGACGAAAGCCAATCAACAAATCAAAAATGGAGCGATTCTTTCTTTCACGACCTCAGTAAATTTGACGAGACAGTTTGTGTCATCAGCAACAACCTAAAAGATAATATTCCGTTAAAATTATTTACTCCTAACCAATCAGTTGAAGATGTATTGGCATGGCTTGGATAAATATAACTTTCATGCGAA
It contains:
- a CDS encoding ATP-dependent helicase codes for the protein MPQEPTLKESLPSDLSSLRETAILNIRNSLRPGQQQMADWYSGQLAVSAVPGAGKSTGMAAAAAIAIARQYQRSALGLSERRRQLIVVTFTRSAAANIKAKIRKNLKELSLPPSGFVVYTLHGLALNIASRHPDLSGLQLENVTLITPTQGHRFIRTAVEQWIARHPERYSRLIEGIQFDGEETERLRRQSVLRTEILPDLATTVIHEAKSSGLLPEDLLRLSEQTTDEYGILRVAAGLYEQYQNLMRSRDFIDYDDMILAALRVLENESARRIEQNQVFAVFEDEAQDSSPLQTKLLEILATDANNPNQPPNLIRVGDPNQAINSTFTPADPIYFRQFCEDCNIQNRLATMDQAGRSSKIIIDAANFVLEWVNSFYGNAKGQGELGGQGEDSRVRRFPPLSELSVDKERGHGEKLPPLTASPFRPQKIRLVDSDDPQTDANPQPVGRGLEIYTPRDINHTVELLSQRVVQLFAQDATSISAAILVRENRQGRWLAEALTPICKEHKITLYDVGERDRHSHVPEEILILLQFCDRPHSPDYLKAVLEVFVERQLIPTQDLNALASVPEDFLYPGPLSAPQPEPAQKAARLCRSLLRARLELPLYQLIPFLALTLNYDQAELATADKLAERVNQQIAGNTSMGTMLGVLSEIVSSERFEPVETEDLEARYTRRGQLTIITMHKAKGLDWDYVFLPFLHENLIPGRFWVPPQSQFLGSFTLSEVARAQIRANLHGQATLPDITQAWEQAKYLKTAEEYRLLYVAMTRAKRLLWMSAAQKAPFTWSKPENLQSSAPCPVFPALKRQFPGSVQ
- a CDS encoding GrpB family protein, which translates into the protein MSDEIDIVEYEPRWQAMFAQEAARLQQALGDDLVVEIEHIGSTAVPGLAAKPIIDIMIGVQTLADAKAVIPLMEALGYVYWRDNPCLARMFFVKGMPPYGKQRTHHVHIVEAYGEFWQRKLFRDYLRIHSDEAKRYEALKRDLAACFRTDREAYTEAKSEYIKAVMEKARRFFY
- the rpmI gene encoding 50S ribosomal protein L35 yields the protein MPKLKTRKAAAKRFRATGSGKIVRRKAFKNHLLEHKTSNKKRKLSKMAVVNERDEENVRLMLPYL
- the rplT gene encoding 50S ribosomal protein L20, which codes for MTRVKRGNVARKRRKKILKLAKGFRGSHSSLFRTANQQVMKALRNAYRDRKKRKRDFRRLWITRINAAVRQHGMSYSQFIGNLKKANIQLNRKMLAQMAVLDPSGFSKVAELASQAKS
- a CDS encoding transporter substrate-binding domain-containing protein is translated as MRCTRNRILVFLLTFAFCLLPFNVSSTAAELSEIQRRGYLTVAVKDNLPPLGFRDAGGNLQGLEIDLAKALASDLLGKPNAVKLQPVANRDRLSKVLDNKVDIAIARVTATESRARLVSFSLPYYFDGTRLITKDSSVQRLSNLAKQKIAVLEHSSTIATIRYYVPQAELVGVKSYHQARSLLESNGAIAFAADGSVLSGWVQQYPQYRLLSTKLSTEPLSVVMPKGLQYDPLRREINSAIARYLEAGWLQQRAQYWGLPSSELKITSDVNQNGKQKSYYRNRPQMDTDKHR
- a CDS encoding SDR family oxidoreductase, whose product is MNSQKVAIITAASRSIGAGCARELAVRGYKVSLLARSESVFELASELGGIATQGSITNFQDLQQLVETTLAKFGRIDAVVNSFGDPPRPDLLSISDEMWIENFEMLFLSVVRIARLVTEPMRQQGGGVIVNISASDSHEPALGTPFSGTLRAAMEGFTKLYAKRYKADRIRMISVAPFFVADSLEELEGWNVPTDMMFNRPATYAEFAKIVAFLISDDAKFITGTTLKVDEAYSAGI
- a CDS encoding tetratricopeptide repeat protein, producing the protein MDSNLAVIYLSILVGLLLFTFINVFRQIFKTRKLESSFSKLRKKLTKEQGTAQEYYELGSIYTEKKVYSQAITLFQKALKAAEEEGEENIAAIYNGLGYAYFAQEQYDLAIRNYKEALKAKPDYVTALNNIAHAYEKKKLNVQALQSYEEALKYDPKNSTAKRRAESLRRLVSA
- a CDS encoding NACHT domain-containing protein is translated as MALVERKKPDKRNDDDNPASSRLYQPEYKEREKFEYKEFLSKVLKSQHSHKIAIIGEPGAGKTTLLQRIAFWILDETQNLPIFIRLGNLGNPAPKFQDVRNHWLEDVLGSEAHKRKAEFEKLLSDGKVWLLLDGVDEMATYEHPLSCIDRWIPTCYQTCRVVLTCRLNTWEANPYALNGYQTYRTLQFSQEKVEGFIKACFENPNDAQKLQQALNQPGKERIKDLVKNPLRLMLLCSTWHLHDGKLPDTKAELYQMYVEEFYCWKQDEFPTTSQQRKQLNAKLAELALKAIDEKEKRFCLQKKFIEDVFVDASLFDLAVNKLAWLNQVGVDANNPNPNNPVYAFYHSTFQEYFAALAIDDWDFFLPRTHNNNNLKPVPERYRIFEPQWREVILLWFGRQNILPEEKEAFIKKLVGFQDECENFYYYQAYFIAAASIAEFNCRYSDKIVKQIIQWSFEDSESETYCWENDPLQKQATEIIHETDTTKAANFLIERIQANPLENLSKSDVNALQDALLHAQDTLENLSNLQIADSEESIDSKLTNQCKIISQILALIINRDRLCCRISKILSHIAPRNSINIIFLEKILKEDIYKFEFEDLQWIRFSAARILLKIYPNSSLAIKVLIELLISNCKFNKKNHKSSFLNIEVKFFLEQIDTSKSDIINPLLQLLYSEQDIKIYSEAAEIIGKIAFNNSTAIKALTKLIKSCQDEDKRFTIALCLGNINPNNSEFIHVIVNTLSSLNPIKCYLIIEHIVRKNTFINQEISCALTKFIKDVHNYLDFLYITKEEKQRNTNYHESNDTELLQEACAFAVEFISENATKNIIDISTFEKLLDTIQHDWYLIIIAKCLWQLHPKHKKAKEIFNRFLNSPDSMTRLEAAHYLLMVAPNDPQAVVTLVELLRDEHNCNVIDILGSDFYKKDNPEIIWNLEELLKHQDEVTRSLAAQSLIRINFSEKATNILIELLNSQKQYSTALYDLQWSLKKNDLIDSKLLIRLIKNLIGILQSNQNDYSVQSAADLIISTCPKVLFADVIKSLKQFLEKSVAKSDPALYQNCYRVIWHCAQNMTYPDFYQAWHQGEEVRTDLSQTLNQVDLPNILKKAIANNPHLNQTTHLIYINNPVPEIYDKMLDWECPEWERGIPETIATLKLYYNSLKRKSSKSLVLVFDESQSTNQKWSDSFFHDLSKFDETVCVISNNLKDNIPLKLFTPNQSVEDVLAWLG